Proteins encoded together in one bacterium window:
- a CDS encoding amidohydrolase family protein — MYGKIRILTGLFLMIYLMGCGQQAQEKTEAAPPPQAPNLSTPGFIIDSHIHYRATDEWEKSFLEIFGKFNAMGCILVNMKDLDRGIAFAQAHPDRVIPYAAIDIDSPTVLKDIQKVKDMGFQGLGELFAVHQWNYDDPKYDPIWALAEKLNLPIAPHTGILANGMMARMRPGYLATIASRFPNLIIHAAHFGNPWYDEAGEATRRNGNLFFDMTGSSLIKKDNNPGIWKEYLWWTPYIGKAHMPKDAVPAFQKIVFATDEDPEALEENIIRFNKMLDACGVDEATRKKCYYETIARIHGIDPEKYLKK, encoded by the coding sequence ATGTACGGTAAAATCAGAATCCTGACAGGTTTGTTTCTGATGATATATCTCATGGGCTGCGGTCAGCAGGCGCAGGAAAAAACAGAAGCTGCGCCACCTCCGCAGGCGCCGAATCTTTCAACACCCGGATTTATCATCGATTCGCACATCCATTACCGGGCAACGGACGAATGGGAGAAATCCTTTCTGGAGATTTTCGGGAAATTTAATGCAATGGGATGCATCCTCGTCAACATGAAAGACCTCGACAGGGGAATTGCCTTTGCACAGGCTCATCCCGATCGGGTAATCCCTTATGCCGCCATTGATATCGACAGTCCCACAGTGCTCAAGGATATACAAAAAGTGAAAGATATGGGATTTCAGGGTCTCGGCGAGCTGTTTGCCGTCCACCAGTGGAATTACGATGATCCGAAATACGATCCCATATGGGCTCTTGCAGAGAAGCTCAATCTCCCCATAGCGCCGCACACCGGAATTCTTGCCAACGGCATGATGGCCCGTATGCGGCCGGGGTATCTCGCGACAATCGCGTCCAGATTCCCCAATCTCATCATCCACGCTGCTCATTTCGGCAATCCCTGGTATGACGAGGCGGGAGAAGCGACGAGGAGAAACGGAAACCTGTTCTTTGACATGACCGGTTCCTCGCTCATCAAGAAAGATAATAATCCGGGTATCTGGAAGGAATACCTCTGGTGGACTCCCTATATCGGGAAGGCCCATATGCCTAAAGACGCTGTTCCGGCGTTTCAGAAAATCGTTTTCGCCACGGACGAAGACCCCGAAGCGCTTGAGGAAAACATTATCCGTTTCAACAAGATGCTCGATGCCTGCGGGGTGGACGAAGCGACACGTAAAAAATGCTATTACGAGACGATTGCCCGTATACACGGTATCGATCCGGAAAAGTATCTGAAAAAATAG
- a CDS encoding THUMP domain-containing protein — protein MYTYQLTNRYFAQIADGLEDLGAEELHELGARNIKTAYRGIYFEADLGTLYRINYVSRLVSRILAPLKVFKCHSTKYLYRTARSIEWTDFFTVDKTFAVFATVANSTISHSQYAALCLKDAIVDWFRERCGSRPSVDTIDPDVWINLHIENNRAVISLDTSGGSLHRRGYRSVSVEAPMQETLAAAIIRLSDWDGTQPLYDPMCGSGTLLAEALLRYCRIPSGILRNHFGFELLPEFDKNVWESVRKDAGHLIRPLPEGLLAGSDSDREAIKAASANIRSLPGGKHVSLQVTDFNKISALEHSVIVCNPPYGIRSGKDEDIAAIYGAFGVFLKQRCKDSTVYIYFGDRNLIRYIGLRPAWKKPLKNGGLDGRLARFDMY, from the coding sequence ATGTATACCTACCAGCTTACGAACAGATATTTTGCCCAGATAGCCGATGGCCTGGAGGACCTCGGGGCGGAAGAGCTTCACGAGCTGGGCGCCCGGAATATCAAAACCGCATACCGTGGTATCTATTTTGAAGCGGATTTGGGCACTCTTTACCGTATTAATTATGTGTCACGGCTTGTATCGCGGATTCTTGCGCCATTGAAGGTATTCAAATGTCACAGCACAAAATATCTGTATCGGACGGCACGGTCGATTGAGTGGACGGATTTTTTTACGGTCGATAAAACCTTCGCCGTTTTCGCTACCGTGGCGAACAGCACCATTTCCCATTCGCAGTATGCCGCGTTGTGCCTGAAAGATGCAATCGTTGACTGGTTCCGTGAGCGGTGCGGTTCACGGCCGTCGGTCGATACCATCGATCCCGATGTATGGATCAATCTGCATATCGAGAATAACCGGGCTGTCATAAGTCTCGATACTTCCGGCGGGTCGCTCCACCGTCGCGGATACCGTTCCGTTTCGGTCGAGGCGCCCATGCAGGAAACGCTTGCTGCGGCGATTATCCGTCTTTCGGACTGGGATGGAACGCAGCCGCTGTACGATCCCATGTGCGGCTCCGGCACCCTGCTCGCCGAGGCGCTCCTTCGGTACTGCCGTATACCTTCCGGGATATTACGGAACCATTTCGGATTCGAGCTGCTGCCTGAATTTGATAAAAACGTATGGGAATCGGTCAGAAAAGATGCCGGTCATCTTATCCGACCGTTGCCGGAAGGTCTCTTGGCGGGAAGCGACAGCGATCGTGAAGCCATTAAAGCCGCGTCGGCCAATATCCGGAGCCTGCCGGGAGGGAAACATGTGTCGCTGCAGGTAACGGATTTCAATAAAATTTCCGCTTTGGAGCATTCGGTGATTGTCTGTAATCCCCCCTATGGCATACGGAGCGGGAAAGACGAGGATATTGCCGCGATATACGGAGCGTTCGGCGTGTTTCTGAAACAGCGCTGCAAGGATTCGACGGTGTATATTTATTTCGGGGACAGAAACCTTATCAGGTATATCGGGTTGAGACCCGCATGGAAAAAGCCGCTCAAAAACGGCGGTCTCGATGGCAGGCTGGCCCGGTTCGACATGTATTAA
- a CDS encoding M48 family metallopeptidase has protein sequence MAGSATIEIDRIGPVFFERSRRARHLVISIKPVRGVRVAVPYGVTFENALTIVHAKIPWILKHLARMKKSEHYHKKQSVDNIGIDPIEAARKLVRRLRELSIQHGLPFKKVTIRNQRTRWGSCSSKNSISLNMNLVKLPDDLIDYVLIHELVHTRIKNHSIDFWTEMNRHISDARLLSKRLKKYCIEIL, from the coding sequence ATGGCGGGTTCCGCCACGATTGAAATTGACAGGATAGGTCCGGTGTTCTTTGAAAGGAGCAGACGGGCCAGGCACCTCGTCATTTCGATTAAACCGGTGAGAGGCGTACGTGTTGCTGTCCCGTATGGAGTTACCTTCGAAAATGCCCTCACCATCGTCCATGCAAAAATACCATGGATACTGAAACATCTGGCGCGGATGAAAAAAAGTGAGCATTATCATAAAAAGCAGTCCGTCGATAACATCGGCATCGACCCGATTGAAGCAGCGCGAAAGCTCGTGCGAAGACTTCGTGAACTGTCCATTCAGCATGGTCTGCCTTTTAAAAAAGTGACCATACGAAACCAGAGGACTCGCTGGGGAAGCTGTTCGTCAAAAAACAGTATCAGCCTCAATATGAACCTTGTGAAACTGCCGGATGATCTGATCGATTATGTGCTTATACACGAGCTTGTTCATACACGCATCAAGAACCACAGCATTGATTTCTGGACGGAGATGAACAGGCACATAAGTGATGCGCGGCTTCTCAGTAAACGGTTGAAAAAATATTGCATTGAAATACTTTAA
- a CDS encoding Gfo/Idh/MocA family oxidoreductase, with translation MKPVRWGIIGVGKHAVMRIILPMQKTEMVELYGIASRNPEKARQISGKFGIPRSFSSYEELLADKSIEAVFIPLPNHIHLEWIKKAADAGKHILCEKPLTLDAAEAQEAVDYTRSRNVLLMEAFMYRFHPQWRRVRELIITGNIGTVRAVHTYFSYNNTDPRNIRNMLETGGGALYDIGCYAVSTARYVYGCEPERVLSLIARDTSFKTDVLTSGLMDFPEGHALFTVSTQAFPHQKVDIHGSGGRILVHIPFNTFDDVPAAVTVSTGVGVREVRFDPVDQYGLQFGEFSEAVRKGGPVPVPPEDAVNNCMVLDAFFRSEKSGTWETVG, from the coding sequence GTGAAACCGGTACGATGGGGAATTATCGGGGTAGGGAAGCATGCGGTCATGAGAATAATCCTGCCCATGCAGAAGACAGAAATGGTAGAGCTTTATGGCATTGCATCCCGCAATCCTGAAAAGGCACGGCAGATATCCGGGAAATTCGGGATACCGCGTTCTTTTTCTTCCTATGAGGAACTACTCGCGGATAAGTCGATCGAGGCGGTATTCATTCCCCTTCCCAATCATATCCATCTCGAATGGATAAAAAAAGCCGCGGATGCGGGGAAACATATCCTCTGCGAAAAACCGCTCACGCTCGATGCTGCGGAAGCCCAAGAAGCCGTCGATTATACACGGAGCAGAAATGTGCTCCTCATGGAAGCTTTCATGTACCGGTTCCATCCGCAGTGGAGACGGGTCAGGGAACTGATCATTACCGGAAATATCGGAACCGTCAGGGCTGTCCATACCTATTTCAGCTATAACAACACCGATCCCCGCAACATCAGGAACATGCTCGAAACAGGAGGCGGCGCCCTCTATGATATCGGATGCTATGCTGTCTCTACGGCACGGTATGTTTATGGCTGCGAGCCTGAAAGAGTATTGAGTCTCATCGCCCGGGATACGTCGTTCAAAACAGATGTGCTGACCTCCGGTCTCATGGATTTCCCCGAAGGGCATGCCCTCTTTACCGTAAGCACCCAGGCATTCCCGCATCAGAAAGTGGATATTCATGGCTCGGGCGGAAGGATACTGGTTCATATTCCCTTCAACACCTTCGATGACGTTCCCGCTGCGGTCACGGTGTCCACGGGTGTCGGTGTCCGTGAGGTGCGGTTCGATCCCGTCGATCAGTACGGTCTCCAGTTTGGGGAGTTTTCGGAGGCAGTTCGGAAGGGCGGGCCGGTTCCGGTGCCTCCTGAGGATGCGGTCAATAACTGCATGGTTCTGGATGCGTTTTTCAGATCGGAAAAGTCGGGAACATGGGAAACGGTGGGGTGA
- a CDS encoding twin-arginine translocase TatA/TatE family subunit: protein MFGVGPSELILIFMVILLLFGAKRIPEIARGLGKGINEFKKAAHEITDEIDTTSLSTAQEKTVKMDRKEKTV, encoded by the coding sequence ATGTTTGGTGTCGGTCCATCAGAACTGATACTCATATTTATGGTTATTCTTCTTCTTTTCGGCGCAAAACGAATACCTGAAATCGCCCGTGGACTTGGCAAGGGAATCAATGAATTTAAAAAAGCAGCACATGAAATCACCGATGAGATAGATACGACATCATTGTCAACTGCTCAAGAAAAAACAGTAAAAATGGACAGAAAGGAGAAAACTGTATAA
- a CDS encoding ArsB/NhaD family transporter — protein MNFQVITTIAVFVVVYLIISFELINKAYIALLGAGLFLVLKIIPVDTAFSKVDLKVISILISTMIIVNILKKTGVFQYLAIKSSKMVKGDPIKILILLMVITAVISAFLPNVTTIMILGPVSILIAVELGISPVPFLILLAVASNIGGTATLIGDPPNIMIAYGANLTFNAFIFNLSPLILVIMVGSVGITYVLFKKVLVVPFERRARIMEFDETKTITDKPFLIKSLVVLGLVIAGFLFYNVINLDPAIVAVFGATVLMVITKNKPDEIFGEVEWTTIFFFVGLFIMVGTLEELGVINYLAHGMTKLSGGNIKTAAITIVWGSGILSGFIDNIPFVATMIPLIKDLNLHIDPSVGNVLWWSLSAGACLGGNLTLVGASANVISAGIAQKNGYTITFMDFTKYGVIYTVISLIVTTIYIYVRYLL, from the coding sequence ATGAACTTTCAGGTGATTACAACTATCGCTGTTTTTGTGGTTGTATATCTCATTATTTCATTTGAATTGATAAATAAAGCATATATTGCCCTTTTAGGTGCAGGACTTTTTCTTGTTTTAAAAATCATTCCCGTCGATACAGCCTTCAGCAAAGTTGATCTGAAAGTCATATCCATTCTTATCTCCACTATGATTATCGTCAATATTCTGAAAAAGACCGGTGTTTTTCAATATCTAGCCATAAAATCCTCAAAGATGGTTAAAGGCGATCCGATAAAAATTCTTATTTTACTTATGGTTATTACGGCAGTGATATCGGCATTCCTTCCCAATGTTACAACTATCATGATTTTAGGCCCGGTTTCAATCCTGATTGCAGTCGAGCTCGGTATTTCACCTGTTCCGTTTCTTATTCTGCTTGCCGTTGCATCGAATATCGGCGGTACTGCCACATTGATCGGCGATCCTCCCAATATCATGATAGCTTATGGCGCAAATCTGACGTTTAACGCGTTTATATTCAACCTGAGCCCGCTTATTCTTGTCATAATGGTGGGCAGTGTTGGTATTACCTATGTATTGTTCAAAAAAGTTCTTGTCGTACCTTTTGAACGCCGGGCACGTATTATGGAGTTTGATGAAACAAAGACAATCACCGACAAGCCGTTTCTTATTAAGTCCCTCGTCGTACTTGGGCTCGTGATCGCAGGATTCTTATTTTATAATGTGATAAATCTTGATCCGGCGATCGTAGCGGTTTTCGGTGCCACGGTGCTTATGGTAATCACGAAAAACAAACCTGATGAAATTTTCGGCGAGGTCGAATGGACGACCATATTCTTTTTTGTCGGGCTTTTTATTATGGTCGGAACGCTCGAAGAGCTCGGTGTTATCAATTATCTTGCGCATGGAATGACAAAATTGTCCGGAGGTAATATTAAGACCGCGGCAATTACCATTGTCTGGGGATCGGGTATCCTGTCCGGATTCATCGACAATATCCCGTTTGTTGCGACAATGATTCCACTGATCAAGGACTTGAACTTACATATCGATCCGTCAGTCGGCAACGTACTCTGGTGGTCGCTTTCCGCAGGCGCCTGTCTCGGCGGAAATCTCACCCTGGTCGGCGCTTCAGCCAATGTCATTTCGGCCGGTATCGCCCAAAAAAACGGGTATACCATTACATTCATGGATTTTACAAAATACGGAGTTATCTACACCGTCATTTCTCTCATTGTCACAACTATCTATATATATGTAAGATATCTGTTATGA
- a CDS encoding calcium/sodium antiporter, with amino-acid sequence MTMIFFILGLGALVLGAEMLVRGASRLAAAVRISSLVIGLTVVAFGTSFPELAVSVQSAFLGQADIALGNVVGSNIFNVLLILGISALIVPLRVSHQLVRFDVPIMIGVSILLFMMSLDGKIGRADGIILFSGIVAYTAWLFRKGSKTVEEPGSVQAAGSTKDVTIYYFILQIVLLLSGLVLLVIGSRWLVQSAIVIAHTLGLSELVVGLTIVAAGTSLPEVATSIVASIRRERDIAVGNVVGSNIFNILSVLGVSASIAPDGIRVAPSALHFDIPVMVAAAVVCLPVFFTGRIIARWEGALFLGYYGAYTLYLIMASSHHNALPVFNSVMMMFVIPLTVLVLGGSLLQSFRGQSGDG; translated from the coding sequence ATGACCATGATCTTTTTCATCCTTGGACTCGGAGCGCTCGTTCTTGGCGCCGAGATGCTCGTACGCGGCGCATCGCGGCTTGCGGCAGCGGTCAGAATTTCATCCCTCGTCATCGGACTTACCGTGGTTGCGTTCGGAACCAGTTTCCCCGAACTGGCGGTAAGTGTTCAATCCGCGTTTCTCGGTCAGGCGGATATCGCGCTCGGCAATGTTGTCGGCAGTAATATCTTCAACGTACTCTTAATCCTCGGTATATCAGCTCTCATTGTCCCTCTCAGGGTTTCTCATCAGCTTGTACGGTTTGATGTCCCGATAATGATCGGTGTCTCGATTCTTTTATTCATGATGAGCCTTGACGGAAAAATCGGCAGAGCGGACGGGATTATACTGTTTTCCGGAATCGTGGCATATACGGCCTGGCTTTTCCGTAAAGGCTCAAAAACTGTTGAGGAGCCCGGATCGGTTCAGGCAGCCGGATCAACGAAAGATGTGACAATTTATTATTTTATACTCCAGATTGTGCTGCTTCTTTCAGGTTTGGTACTTCTCGTTATCGGGTCACGGTGGCTCGTGCAAAGTGCGATTGTGATTGCCCATACACTGGGATTGAGCGAGCTCGTGGTGGGTCTGACCATCGTTGCAGCAGGCACCTCGCTTCCTGAAGTTGCCACGTCGATCGTTGCCAGCATCCGCAGGGAACGTGACATCGCCGTCGGCAATGTCGTGGGAAGTAACATTTTCAACATACTGTCGGTGCTCGGTGTTTCAGCATCCATTGCCCCGGACGGTATCCGTGTCGCGCCATCGGCGCTCCATTTTGACATTCCCGTCATGGTCGCGGCTGCGGTAGTGTGTCTGCCGGTTTTTTTTACCGGGAGAATCATAGCGCGGTGGGAAGGGGCGCTTTTCCTCGGTTATTATGGCGCATATACGCTCTATCTTATAATGGCCTCGTCACATCATAATGCACTGCCCGTGTTCAACAGCGTCATGATGATGTTTGTTATTCCGCTTACGGTGCTGGTGTTGGGAGGATCACTTTTGCAGAGTTTCAGGGGGCAATCAGGTGATGGGTAA
- a CDS encoding V-type ATP synthase subunit D → MQIKINPTRMALLGLRKRFVVARRGHKLLKDKLEGLLQAFMPIVEEYGRLRKQVDRELPATLHLFILAGASSDEKAIEAALDEYETRLDMDIAKKIIMSVPMPELTLKGFDIRNTYSTVSTKADFDRASNSLRALFPLLLKLANLEEAVLRMAQEIEKTRRRVNALEYVLIPTLGSAIKSISNKLEENDRADRARLMKIKDMLSMGEMG, encoded by the coding sequence ATGCAGATAAAAATCAACCCGACACGAATGGCTCTGCTCGGGCTTCGCAAGCGTTTTGTCGTTGCGCGGCGCGGTCACAAGCTGCTCAAGGATAAGCTTGAAGGGCTTCTCCAGGCATTCATGCCTATTGTCGAGGAATACGGCCGTCTCAGAAAGCAGGTCGACCGTGAGCTTCCTGCGACGCTCCATCTTTTTATCCTCGCCGGCGCATCATCGGACGAAAAGGCTATCGAAGCCGCTCTCGACGAGTACGAAACCAGGCTCGACATGGACATAGCGAAAAAAATCATCATGAGCGTTCCCATGCCGGAGCTGACCCTTAAAGGGTTCGATATACGCAACACCTACAGCACGGTATCGACAAAAGCCGATTTCGACCGCGCCAGCAACTCGCTCCGCGCCCTCTTCCCCCTGCTCCTGAAACTCGCCAATCTCGAGGAGGCAGTCCTCCGCATGGCTCAGGAGATCGAAAAGACACGCCGGCGGGTGAATGCGCTCGAATATGTGCTTATCCCGACGCTCGGTTCGGCCATCAAATCAATTTCAAACAAGCTCGAGGAAAACGACCGCGCCGACCGCGCACGGCTCATGAAAATCAAGGATATGCTCAGCATGGGAGAGATGGGTTAG
- a CDS encoding V-type ATP synthase subunit A translates to MVDTRSEGTVIKVSGPLVVARGLSGSRMFEMVRVGKLGLFGEIIEIKGNNYSIQVYEETEDIAPGEPVVPTGLPLSVELGPGLLTSIYDGVQRPLNVLMEQYGNFIVRGAESPALDRKKKWAFTPTIKAGDEVGTGDILGTVQETELIVHRIMVPPGVQGKIKSITPGEFTVEETIAVLATETGDYNATLMQRWPVRISRPRADKLPPVIPLITGQRIIDMFFPMTKGGTGCVPGPFGSGKTVVQHQLAKWSDTDIIIFIGCGERGNEMTDVLLEFPHLKDPSSGKPLMERTVLVANTSNMPVAAREASVFTGITIAEYFRDMGYDVALMADSTSRWAEAMREMSGRLEEMPGEEGYPAYLSSRLAAFYERSGLVTCLGKDKRKGSISIIGAVSPPGGDLADPVVQGTLRVTKVYWGLDDQLAFQRHFPAINWLSSYSLYQEVVDNWADKNVSPSWPKNRQEAMSMLKREADLQELVRLVGMDSLSPTDRLLLEAARMVREDFLHQNAFDDIDTYTSMVKQSHMLNIIMDFYHQASDALSKGVDLDTMLDLPVRVEISRAKLIEETKLDAFDTLRTKIKDEFNALLTETKHS, encoded by the coding sequence ATGGTTGATACAAGGTCAGAGGGAACGGTTATCAAAGTGAGCGGTCCCCTGGTCGTTGCACGGGGTCTCAGCGGATCGAGGATGTTCGAGATGGTCCGTGTCGGCAAGCTCGGGCTTTTCGGAGAGATTATCGAAATAAAAGGTAATAACTACTCGATTCAGGTCTACGAGGAAACGGAAGACATCGCACCGGGAGAGCCGGTTGTTCCCACGGGACTTCCGCTCAGTGTGGAACTCGGACCGGGACTCCTGACATCCATATATGATGGTGTCCAAAGGCCGCTCAATGTTCTGATGGAACAGTACGGAAATTTTATCGTGCGTGGCGCGGAAAGCCCGGCGCTCGACCGTAAGAAAAAATGGGCATTTACCCCGACCATAAAAGCGGGAGATGAGGTTGGCACGGGGGATATTCTCGGAACGGTACAGGAGACCGAGCTTATCGTCCACCGCATCATGGTACCGCCCGGTGTACAGGGGAAAATCAAGTCGATCACTCCCGGCGAATTCACCGTCGAGGAGACCATCGCCGTTCTCGCAACGGAAACCGGCGATTATAACGCCACGCTCATGCAGCGCTGGCCTGTAAGAATATCGAGGCCGCGAGCCGACAAGCTTCCTCCCGTCATCCCGCTTATCACCGGTCAGCGGATTATCGACATGTTCTTCCCCATGACCAAGGGGGGCACCGGGTGCGTTCCCGGACCCTTCGGGAGCGGAAAGACTGTTGTCCAGCACCAGCTTGCGAAATGGTCGGATACCGATATTATCATCTTTATCGGCTGCGGCGAGCGCGGAAACGAGATGACCGACGTTCTTCTCGAATTCCCTCACCTCAAGGACCCATCGAGCGGCAAACCCCTCATGGAGCGTACCGTTCTCGTGGCCAATACCTCGAACATGCCCGTTGCGGCGCGCGAGGCGTCGGTGTTCACCGGAATCACCATTGCGGAGTACTTCCGCGACATGGGCTACGATGTGGCCCTTATGGCGGATTCCACGAGCCGCTGGGCCGAAGCAATGCGTGAAATGTCGGGCCGTCTCGAGGAGATGCCCGGCGAGGAAGGGTATCCCGCATACCTGTCGAGCCGTCTGGCCGCATTCTATGAACGCTCGGGACTCGTAACCTGCCTCGGCAAGGATAAGCGCAAGGGGAGCATCAGCATCATCGGAGCGGTATCGCCTCCGGGCGGTGACCTTGCCGATCCCGTAGTACAGGGCACACTCCGTGTGACGAAAGTGTACTGGGGTCTCGATGACCAGCTGGCTTTCCAGCGGCATTTCCCGGCAATCAACTGGCTTTCGAGTTATTCGCTCTACCAGGAAGTCGTCGACAACTGGGCGGATAAAAACGTTTCACCGTCATGGCCTAAAAACCGCCAGGAAGCCATGAGCATGCTGAAACGCGAAGCAGACCTCCAGGAACTCGTCCGTCTGGTCGGTATGGACTCTCTGTCACCGACCGATCGCCTGCTCCTCGAAGCTGCCCGGATGGTGCGCGAGGATTTCCTGCACCAGAATGCATTCGATGATATCGATACCTATACATCCATGGTCAAGCAGTCGCACATGCTCAATATTATCATGGACTTTTATCACCAGGCTTCCGATGCTCTCTCGAAGGGTGTCGATCTCGACACAATGCTCGATCTGCCGGTACGTGTGGAAATAAGCCGCGCCAAGCTGATCGAGGAAACAAAGCTCGACGCATTCGATACCCTCAGAACAAAAATCAAGGACGAATTTAACGCTCTGCTGACGGAGACAAAACATTCATGA
- a CDS encoding V-type ATP synthase subunit E, whose product MSFDKVENAITTDARADADKILAEARGESDELLAQSRGENQKTLDEALHQAEAAAARETARQIGLARHEGRLEVLQAKNRVIDDIFGIVAEKLQSLEAKEYLELIEGWIQSLSPEISGTLKVNPRDAALLDGAFLKRINSGRSPQGTFTSVSADNRISRGFIVEGDTYMVDFTLDRKLNELRESIAGELARELFES is encoded by the coding sequence ATGAGTTTCGATAAAGTTGAGAATGCGATCACGACCGATGCCCGGGCAGACGCGGATAAAATTCTTGCAGAAGCCCGTGGGGAAAGCGATGAACTTCTGGCGCAGTCTCGCGGAGAAAACCAGAAAACCCTCGACGAGGCTCTCCACCAGGCCGAAGCGGCAGCAGCCCGTGAAACCGCCCGTCAGATAGGACTTGCCCGTCATGAGGGACGGCTTGAGGTTCTTCAGGCGAAAAACCGGGTGATCGATGATATTTTCGGGATCGTTGCCGAAAAGCTTCAGTCGCTTGAAGCAAAGGAATATCTTGAACTGATCGAGGGATGGATACAGAGCCTGTCCCCGGAGATCAGCGGAACGCTGAAGGTGAATCCGCGCGATGCCGCCCTGCTGGACGGTGCATTTCTGAAACGCATCAATTCCGGTCGGTCTCCTCAGGGTACATTTACTTCTGTCAGCGCCGACAACCGGATATCGAGAGGATTTATCGTCGAGGGAGATACCTATATGGTTGATTTCACACTCGACAGAAAACTCAACGAGCTCCGTGAATCAATAGCGGGCGAACTTGCCAGGGAATTGTTTGAATCATGA
- a CDS encoding V-type ATP synthase subunit K: MWEQFINTYFIHTGVGWAVLGGMAAVMLGCVGSAMGIRIACSQAAGVLAEKPDLFGKLLVLMALPGTQGFYGFICAIFIAMKINLIASIDQAVKLAPPIGIGLLFVGICVGVVQLISAINQGMTSAASINLVGKRPDEGGRAILFPALVETYAVVALLIGILMTFWLTAPLSSLG, encoded by the coding sequence ATGTGGGAGCAGTTTATCAATACCTACTTCATTCATACCGGGGTAGGCTGGGCTGTTCTTGGCGGAATGGCAGCGGTTATGTTAGGGTGCGTCGGAAGTGCAATGGGAATCCGGATAGCCTGTTCGCAGGCTGCGGGGGTTCTTGCTGAAAAACCCGACCTGTTCGGAAAGCTTCTTGTCCTTATGGCCCTTCCCGGCACGCAGGGATTTTACGGTTTTATCTGTGCAATTTTCATTGCCATGAAAATCAATCTTATCGCATCGATCGATCAGGCAGTCAAACTCGCTCCTCCGATAGGAATAGGCCTCCTCTTTGTAGGTATCTGTGTCGGCGTTGTCCAGTTGATCAGCGCCATCAACCAGGGAATGACATCGGCGGCTTCGATCAATCTGGTCGGCAAAAGGCCCGATGAAGGCGGCCGGGCCATACTCTTTCCCGCACTCGTGGAAACCTATGCGGTTGTCGCGCTCCTCATCGGTATTCTCATGACATTCTGGCTCACTGCGCCGCTTTCCAGCCTGGGATAA